Proteins from one Gossypium raimondii isolate GPD5lz chromosome 8, ASM2569854v1, whole genome shotgun sequence genomic window:
- the LOC105793671 gene encoding putative cytochrome c oxidase subunit 6b-like produces MSSTGAAVDPRDKMRARDVNRVARGEQAPRPVHEYGTVSAPPSPQSTSPPPARKIANKDMARKVAEGEEDVAPKASHCYDSYVEYHKCIKEKGKDAPQCDKLARHFRSLCPDEWIERWDEARAVGTFPAI; encoded by the exons ATGTCGAGTACGGGCGCCGCTGTAGATCCCCGAGATAAGATGAGGGCAAGAGACGTGAACAGGGTGGCCAGAGGTGAGCAAGCTCCTAGGCCGGTCCACGAATATGGCACCGTTTCGGCACCGCCTAGTCCTCAATCCACCTCGCCACCTCCTGCTCGTAAAATAGCTAACAAAGACATGGCTCGCAAG GTGGCGGAGGGAGAGGAGGACGTAGCACCAAAAGCAAGCCACTGTTACGATTCTTACGTTGAATATCATAA GTGCattaaagaaaaaggcaaggatgcTCCCCAATGTGACAAGTTGGCAAGGCATTTCCGGTCACTATGTCCCGATGAATGG attgaAAGATGGGATGAAGCGAGAGCGGTTGGAACCTTCCCTGCCATATGA